A genome region from Festucalex cinctus isolate MCC-2025b chromosome 17, RoL_Fcin_1.0, whole genome shotgun sequence includes the following:
- the LOC144004968 gene encoding sulfotransferase 1C1-like: MSDDQTVMPRALLVPVKGILLPDHIAKGFDAVSAFCPHPSDILIAAYPKSGSTWTHLIVDLLLHDGDAEICRRAPTIEQTVLLESTTRTWHRSGLDQLKEMDPPRVIKTHLPLHMVPDGFWENKCKTIYVARNAKDTVVSFYYFCQMTTFSPETGPWESFIQKFMHGELAWGNWHDHVKGYWEEREKRDILFLFYEDMKENPHREMKRIVKHLDLTLSDDVISRIVELTTFNNMKDNPMVNQSFAPKGIYNQSISKFMRKGEVGDWKNHFTPEQAAEFDEDYEKKMKQVNIPFRTQL; encoded by the exons CCCAGTAAAAGGGATTCTACTGCCGGACCACATTGCCAAAGGCTTTGACGCCGTGTCTGCGTTCTGTCCGCATCCATCGGACATCCTCATCGCTGCTTACCCTAAATcag GCTCAACATGGACCCACTTGATAGTTGACCTGCTTCTTCATGACGGAGATGCTGAGATCTGCAGACGAGCTCCAACAATCGAGCAAACTGTTTTACTAGAGTCTACCACTCGTACATGGCACCGATCAG GTCTCGATCAACTGAAGGAAATGGATCCTCCAAGAGTCATTAAGACCCATCTGCCGCTTCATATGGTTCCAGACGGATTTTgggaaaacaaatgcaaa ACGATCTACGTTGCACGCAATGCTAAAGATACCGTGGTGAGCTTCTACTACTTTTGCCAGATGACTACTTTCAGTCCTGAGACTGGACCTTGGGAGagcttcatccagaagttcatgcATGGAGAGT TGGCGTGGGGCAACTGGCACGATCATGTGAAAGGTTACTGGGAAGAGCGAGAAAAGAGGGACATCCTTTTTCTCTTCTATGAAGACATGAAAGAG AATCCTCATCGTGAAATGAAACGAATCGTGAAGCACCTGGACTTGACCCtctctgatgatgtcatcagccgCATTGTGGAGCTGACGACCTTCAACAACATGAAGGACAATCCAATGGTCAACCAGAGCTTTGCTCCAAAAGGGATTTACAATCAGTCCATCTCGAAATTCATGAGAAAAG GAGAAGTTGGTGATTGGAAAAATCATTTTACACCTGAGCAGGCAGCAGAGTTTGACGAGGACTACGAGAAGAAAATGAAGCAAGTCAACATACCATTCAGAACACAGCTCTAA